One Paenibacillus crassostreae DNA segment encodes these proteins:
- a CDS encoding YbaB/EbfC family nucleoid-associated protein, with the protein MNNMNQMMKQVKKMQEQMLKAQEGLATKTVEGSSGGGVVTAEVNGHKKLLSITIKPEAVDPEDVEMLQDLVMTAVNDALTKADELANDDMGKFTGGMKIPGLF; encoded by the coding sequence ATGAATAATATGAATCAAATGATGAAACAAGTGAAGAAAATGCAAGAGCAAATGCTGAAGGCTCAAGAAGGACTTGCTACGAAAACAGTGGAAGGTAGTTCCGGTGGCGGTGTAGTAACTGCTGAAGTAAACGGCCACAAGAAGTTGCTGTCTATTACCATTAAACCAGAAGCGGTTGATCCAGAAGATGTTGAAATGTTGCAGGATCTGGTGATGACAGCGGTGAATGATGCCTTGACTAAAGCGGATGAGCTTGCTAATGATGATATGGGTAAATTCACAGGCGGAATGAAAATCCCTGGCCTGTTCTAA
- the rpmE gene encoding 50S ribosomal protein L31, with protein MQESIQPKFHITTATCACGNTFEAGSVKENLRVEICSNCHPFYTGKQKFLDAGGRVDKFKKKYGI; from the coding sequence ATGCAAGAATCAATCCAACCGAAATTTCACATTACTACGGCAACTTGTGCTTGTGGTAATACGTTCGAGGCAGGTTCTGTTAAAGAAAACCTTCGCGTAGAAATTTGCTCCAACTGCCATCCATTTTACACTGGGAAACAGAAATTCCTTGATGCTGGTGGTCGTGTTGATAAATTTAAGAAGAAATACGGCATCTAA
- a CDS encoding DUF2508 domain-containing protein, translating to MWVFSMFNKNKREIGNLYHGIHNDIIEAQARWREAHMYFDEAVSEDEVDYAIYMLEAAERKYQMHLKKAKNLGLNALSMSANNERIDVQRDGSN from the coding sequence ATGTGGGTATTTAGCATGTTTAATAAGAACAAGCGAGAAATAGGTAATTTATATCATGGAATTCATAATGATATTATAGAAGCGCAAGCACGTTGGCGTGAAGCGCATATGTATTTTGATGAAGCGGTGAGTGAGGATGAAGTGGATTATGCTATCTATATGTTAGAGGCGGCAGAGCGAAAGTATCAAATGCATTTGAAGAAAGCGAAGAATTTAGGACTGAATGCTTTGTCGATGTCAGCCAATAATGAAAGAATAGATGTGCAGCGAGACGGGTCTAACTAA
- the dnaX gene encoding DNA polymerase III subunit gamma/tau, translated as MEHIALYRAWRPQSFQDMVGQQHIIQTLQNALREQRVSHAYLFNGPRGTGKTSAAKILAKAVNCERGPGPEPCNECESCRRITAGAVMDVQEIDAASNRGVEEIRDLREKVKYAPTEVRQKVYIIDEVHMLTTEAFNALLKTLEEPPPHVMFILATTEPHKLPATIISRCQRFDFRRVSLDEQTERLRQICDEEGIKAEDEALQYISRLSDGGMRDALSILDQISSFSNEGVSYQQVLNMTGGIASEQFGKLAQGLLNGDIGLVLQMVEDFMQEGKSADKCMENLLYYFRDLLMIKMVPQADKLTDRVLNPEEYKDMVEAFTREQLFRMIDILNHYQSEMKYATQPQTLFEVALLKLCNAPQGIQESVVVGDTNPNQHGAVVVDADQISLLKQQIVALEKKVEQIIQTGGSSAQGRDSSGSSRSSGNGMPTPRVSTTTKLPQHLDQYLAHTTSDSFTTIHKKWAMVLQGVKEEKVTVHAWFVDGEPVSVLDDAILVAFKNTIHRETVEKPANRQVIEHVMESKLAGPYRLVTIMQRDWMKALEGSTQKAKEELKLEHEHEDGEVKSEPLIDEALQLFGEDLVVIKE; from the coding sequence GTGGAACATATAGCGCTGTACCGTGCATGGCGACCGCAGTCTTTTCAAGACATGGTGGGGCAACAGCACATTATTCAAACACTGCAGAACGCATTACGTGAACAGCGGGTTTCTCATGCCTACCTGTTCAACGGGCCACGGGGAACGGGAAAGACAAGTGCTGCAAAGATCTTGGCAAAAGCAGTAAATTGTGAACGAGGTCCCGGTCCAGAACCTTGTAATGAGTGCGAGTCCTGTCGACGAATCACGGCTGGAGCAGTCATGGATGTTCAAGAAATAGATGCTGCATCTAACCGGGGTGTAGAAGAAATTCGTGATTTGCGTGAGAAAGTTAAATATGCACCAACAGAAGTTAGGCAGAAGGTTTATATTATTGATGAAGTGCATATGCTGACGACAGAAGCGTTTAATGCTTTGCTGAAGACATTGGAGGAGCCGCCTCCTCATGTAATGTTTATTCTGGCAACAACAGAGCCGCATAAGCTACCAGCCACGATAATTTCGCGTTGTCAGCGCTTTGATTTCCGCAGAGTATCATTAGATGAACAAACGGAACGGTTACGCCAGATTTGCGATGAAGAAGGAATTAAGGCCGAAGATGAAGCGCTCCAATATATATCACGATTGTCGGATGGTGGGATGCGGGATGCGTTAAGTATTCTAGATCAAATATCTTCTTTTTCTAATGAAGGAGTATCCTACCAACAAGTTCTGAATATGACAGGTGGTATCGCTTCAGAACAATTCGGAAAATTGGCACAAGGTTTACTTAATGGAGATATAGGATTGGTCTTGCAAATGGTCGAGGATTTCATGCAAGAGGGGAAAAGTGCAGATAAATGCATGGAAAACCTATTGTATTATTTCAGAGATCTACTTATGATCAAGATGGTCCCACAAGCGGACAAGTTAACGGACAGGGTGCTTAATCCAGAAGAGTATAAGGATATGGTGGAAGCATTCACCCGTGAACAGCTGTTCCGAATGATTGACATTTTGAATCACTATCAAAGTGAAATGAAGTATGCTACACAGCCGCAAACATTGTTTGAAGTAGCGCTTCTCAAGTTGTGTAACGCTCCGCAGGGTATTCAGGAGTCGGTCGTAGTTGGAGACACCAATCCAAATCAACACGGAGCAGTAGTAGTTGATGCAGATCAAATTTCCCTTTTGAAGCAACAGATTGTAGCTCTTGAAAAGAAGGTTGAACAAATTATTCAAACAGGTGGATCTTCCGCGCAGGGTCGTGATTCTAGTGGGAGTTCGAGATCGTCTGGCAATGGGATGCCCACACCGCGGGTTTCTACGACCACCAAACTTCCACAACATCTTGATCAATATCTCGCTCATACAACTAGTGATTCATTTACGACCATTCATAAAAAATGGGCTATGGTTCTTCAAGGTGTGAAGGAAGAAAAGGTTACTGTACATGCTTGGTTTGTAGATGGAGAACCAGTATCTGTACTTGATGATGCTATTTTGGTAGCATTTAAGAATACGATTCACCGTGAGACGGTTGAGAAGCCGGCTAATAGACAAGTTATTGAACATGTGATGGAATCCAAGCTTGCGGGACCTTATCGTTTAGTTACAATTATGCAACGTGATTGGATGAAGGCACTTGAAGGATCTACTCAAAAAGCTAAAGAAGAACTAAAGTTAGAGCATGAGCACGAGGATGGAGAAGTGAAGTCAGAACCGTTGATTGACGAGGCTCTTCAATTATTTGGAGAAGATCTTGTAGTTATAAAGGAATAG
- the recR gene encoding recombination mediator RecR: MYYPEPIARLIESFSRLPGIGPKTASRLAFHVITMQEDNVIDFAKALVSVKRNLHYCSVCCNITDTDPCRICQDKTRDPSVICVVQDHKDIVAMERTKEFNGYYHVLQGAISPMEGIGPDDIRLKELLNRLSDERVMELILATNANIEGEATAMYVSRLIRPFDIKVTRIAHGLPVGGDLEYADEVTLSKALEGRRELN; the protein is encoded by the coding sequence TTGTATTATCCAGAACCTATTGCAAGATTGATTGAATCATTTTCTCGGCTACCGGGTATTGGTCCGAAGACGGCGAGTCGGTTGGCATTTCATGTGATTACGATGCAGGAAGATAACGTTATTGATTTCGCTAAGGCACTCGTTAGTGTTAAAAGGAACCTTCATTACTGCTCTGTCTGTTGCAATATCACGGACACAGATCCTTGCCGCATATGTCAGGATAAGACACGTGACCCATCTGTAATTTGTGTTGTGCAAGATCATAAAGATATTGTAGCAATGGAACGTACCAAGGAATTTAATGGGTATTACCACGTTCTTCAAGGTGCGATCTCTCCTATGGAGGGGATTGGCCCTGACGATATACGTCTAAAAGAATTGCTTAATCGACTGAGTGATGAGCGAGTGATGGAACTTATTCTAGCTACGAATGCCAATATTGAGGGTGAAGCTACAGCGATGTATGTATCTAGGTTAATCCGCCCCTTTGATATTAAAGTGACACGTATTGCTCATGGATTACCTGTAGGCGGCGATTTAGAGTATGCAGATGAAGTTACTTTATCCAAAGCCTTGGAAGGTCGACGTGAACTGAACTGA
- a CDS encoding radical SAM protein, whose translation MYLVYADEQGNVFDHPTLYGLARSGDMIVEMMEDELIPLPEGATLVGLPSTHAVGMDPESGEMMSLPNQAQAVGALLPQGYTRLCLPGYVKADKEYKLPLFGYSAVVWKDGKFFVAAELTDDPEKWNPLNCDTEDLNTGVQRLTEKYPDNRLYSHLSNCALGYECLTSSNTFLNRWEGAVPVSHSCNAGCFGCISEQPEDSGFVSPQTRMDFRPRVDELVEVMLEHLKTPESIISFGQGCEGEPSTQAKVIIDAIREVRSVTDMGYININTNAGLSDHMRGIVDAGLDLMRVSTISALDDHYNAYYKPRGYNLANVEKSLKYATEQGVYTSINYLIFPGVTDREEEIEAMVEFCRRTGLKLIQMRNLNIDPESYLEIIPPAKSEILGMKQMLDIFRSELPDVVIGSFTHIPPAGMIRPKKAIVSK comes from the coding sequence ATGTATCTGGTATATGCAGATGAACAAGGGAATGTATTTGATCATCCTACACTATACGGGCTTGCTCGTAGTGGAGATATGATCGTTGAAATGATGGAGGACGAGCTTATTCCACTGCCTGAGGGTGCTACATTAGTAGGCCTACCAAGTACCCATGCCGTAGGGATGGATCCGGAAAGTGGCGAAATGATGTCTCTACCCAATCAGGCGCAAGCCGTTGGAGCACTTCTTCCACAAGGGTATACAAGATTATGTCTTCCTGGATATGTGAAGGCAGATAAAGAGTATAAGTTACCGCTATTCGGTTATTCTGCTGTTGTTTGGAAAGATGGTAAGTTCTTTGTTGCGGCCGAATTAACGGATGATCCAGAGAAGTGGAATCCTTTGAATTGTGATACAGAAGACCTTAACACTGGTGTACAACGACTTACTGAGAAATATCCGGATAATAGGTTATATTCCCATTTATCGAATTGTGCGTTAGGATATGAATGTTTGACATCATCCAACACATTCCTTAATCGTTGGGAGGGCGCAGTGCCCGTATCACACTCTTGTAACGCGGGATGTTTTGGTTGTATTTCTGAGCAACCGGAGGATAGTGGCTTTGTCTCACCTCAGACTCGTATGGACTTCCGTCCACGGGTAGATGAGTTAGTAGAAGTTATGTTAGAACATCTCAAGACACCTGAATCCATCATTAGTTTCGGACAAGGGTGTGAGGGCGAGCCTTCAACACAGGCGAAAGTCATTATAGATGCCATCCGCGAGGTGAGATCAGTAACGGATATGGGTTACATCAATATTAATACAAACGCAGGGCTTAGCGATCATATGAGAGGTATCGTGGATGCTGGCCTCGATCTTATGCGTGTAAGCACGATTAGTGCGCTAGATGATCATTATAATGCCTACTATAAACCGCGTGGGTACAATCTGGCTAACGTAGAGAAGTCGTTGAAATATGCAACGGAGCAAGGTGTCTATACATCGATTAACTATTTGATTTTTCCAGGTGTAACTGATCGCGAGGAAGAGATCGAAGCAATGGTGGAGTTCTGCCGCCGTACTGGATTGAAATTAATCCAAATGCGTAATTTGAATATTGACCCTGAAAGTTATCTGGAGATTATTCCGCCAGCCAAAAGTGAGATATTGGGCATGAAGCAGATGCTTGATATCTTTAGATCCGAGCTACCTGATGTTGTAATTGGCTCGTTTACTCATATTCCTCCAGCAGGAATGATCCGTCCCAAAAAGGCAATTGTAAGTAAATAA
- a CDS encoding pro-sigmaK processing inhibitor BofA family protein: MEWIVLGVFIGSLGALAYIVIKRKLGLGWLTVFGTHLVLAALGIYLINFSGLITEVYIPINPVTIGTVTILGLPGVALLYGLKIFILGS, from the coding sequence ATGGAATGGATCGTACTTGGAGTTTTTATTGGTTCATTAGGTGCACTGGCGTACATTGTCATAAAGAGAAAGCTTGGGTTGGGTTGGTTAACTGTATTTGGAACTCATTTGGTATTGGCGGCGCTCGGAATATATCTCATTAATTTCTCGGGTCTTATAACGGAGGTATATATTCCGATAAATCCGGTTACTATAGGAACCGTAACAATATTAGGTCTCCCTGGTGTGGCACTCTTATATGGTTTAAAAATATTTATATTGGGTAGTTGA